From Saccopteryx leptura isolate mSacLep1 chromosome 3, mSacLep1_pri_phased_curated, whole genome shotgun sequence, one genomic window encodes:
- the PSMD4 gene encoding 26S proteasome non-ATPase regulatory subunit 4 isoform X3 has protein sequence MVLESTMVCVDNSEYMRNGDFLPTRLQAQQDAVNIVCHSKTRSNPENNVGLITLAKYVGQRRRVSGSDCEVLTTLTPDTGRILSKLHTVQPKGKITFCTGIRVAHLALKHRQGKNHKMRIIAFVGSPVEDNEKDLVKLAKRLKKEKVNVDIINFGEEEVNTEKLTAFVNTLNGKDGTGSHLVTVPPGPSLADALISSPILAGEGGAMLGLGASDFEFGVDPSADPELALALRVSMEEQRQRQEEEARRAAAASAAEAGIAATGMEDSDDALLKMTISQQEFSRTGLPDLSSMTEEEQIAYAMQMSLQGAEFGQAASADIDASSAMDTSEPTKEEDDYDVMQDPEFLQSVLENLPGVDPNNEAIRNAMGSLASQATKDGKKEKKEEDKK, from the exons TGTGGACAACAGTGAGTATATGCGGAATGGGGACTTCTTACCCACCCGGCTGCAGGCCCAACAGGACGCTGTCAACATAGTATGTCACTCCAAGACCCGCAGCAACCCTGAGAACAACGTGGGCCTCATCACACTGGCCAAGTACGTgggacagaggaggagggtgTCTGGCAG TGACTGTGAAGTGCTGACCACGCTCACCCCTGACACTGGCCGCATCCTGTCCAAGCTCCACACTGTTCAACCCAAAGGCAAGATCACCTTCTGTACTGGCATCCGTGTGGCCCAT TTGGCTCTGAAGCACCGACAGGGCAAGAATCACAAGATGCGCATCATTGCCTTTGTGGGGAGCCCTGTGGAGGACAACGAGAAGGAT ctGGTGAAACTGGCAAAGCGCCTCAAGAAGGAGAAAGTAAATGTTGATATTATCAATTTTGGGGAAGAG GAAGTGAACACAGAAAAGCTAACAGCCTTTGTGAACACACTGAATGGCAAAGATGGAACTGGTTCTCATCTGGTGACAGTGCCCCCTGGGCCCAGCCTGGCAGATGCCCTCATCAGTTCTCCAATTCTGGCTGGTGAAGGTGGTGCCATGCTAGGTCTTGGTGCCAGTGATTTTGAATTTGGAGTGGATCCCAGTGCTGATCCTGAACTGGCCCTG GCTCTCCGCGTTTCTATGGAAGAGCAGCGGCAGcggcaggaggaggaggcacGGCGGGCTGCTGCAGCTTCTGCCGCTGAGGCTGGGATTGCTGCGACCGGGATGGAAG ACTCAGACGACGCCCTGCTGAAGATGACCATCAGCCAGCAGGAGTTCAGCCGCACTGGGCTCCCTGACCTCAGCAGTATGACTGAGGAGGAGCAGATTGCTTATGCCATGCAGATGTCCCTGCAGGGTGCAG AGTTTGGCCAGGCAGCATCAGCCGACATTGATGCCAGTTCAGCCATGGACACATCTGAGCCTACCAAG GAGGAGGATGATTATGATGTGATGCAGGACCCCGAATTCCTTCAGAGTGTCCTGGAGAACCTTCCAGGTGTGGATCCCAACAATGAGGCCATTCGAAATGCCATGGGTTCGCTGGCCTCCCAGGCCACCAAAGAtggcaagaaggaaaaaaaggaggaggacaAGAAATGA
- the PSMD4 gene encoding 26S proteasome non-ATPase regulatory subunit 4 isoform X4 yields MVLESTMVCVDNSEYMRNGDFLPTRLQAQQDAVNIVCHSKTRSNPENNVGLITLANDCEVLTTLTPDTGRILSKLHTVQPKGKITFCTGIRVAHLALKHRQGKNHKMRIIAFVGSPVEDNEKDLVKLAKRLKKEKVNVDIINFGEEEVNTEKLTAFVNTLNGKDGTGSHLVTVPPGPSLADALISSPILAGEGGAMLGLGASDFEFGVDPSADPELALALRVSMEEQRQRQEEEARRAAAASAAEAGIAATGMEGERDSDDALLKMTISQQEFSRTGLPDLSSMTEEEQIAYAMQMSLQGAEFGQAASADIDASSAMDTSEPTKEEDDYDVMQDPEFLQSVLENLPGVDPNNEAIRNAMGSLASQATKDGKKEKKEEDKK; encoded by the exons TGTGGACAACAGTGAGTATATGCGGAATGGGGACTTCTTACCCACCCGGCTGCAGGCCCAACAGGACGCTGTCAACATAGTATGTCACTCCAAGACCCGCAGCAACCCTGAGAACAACGTGGGCCTCATCACACTGGCCAA TGACTGTGAAGTGCTGACCACGCTCACCCCTGACACTGGCCGCATCCTGTCCAAGCTCCACACTGTTCAACCCAAAGGCAAGATCACCTTCTGTACTGGCATCCGTGTGGCCCAT TTGGCTCTGAAGCACCGACAGGGCAAGAATCACAAGATGCGCATCATTGCCTTTGTGGGGAGCCCTGTGGAGGACAACGAGAAGGAT ctGGTGAAACTGGCAAAGCGCCTCAAGAAGGAGAAAGTAAATGTTGATATTATCAATTTTGGGGAAGAG GAAGTGAACACAGAAAAGCTAACAGCCTTTGTGAACACACTGAATGGCAAAGATGGAACTGGTTCTCATCTGGTGACAGTGCCCCCTGGGCCCAGCCTGGCAGATGCCCTCATCAGTTCTCCAATTCTGGCTGGTGAAGGTGGTGCCATGCTAGGTCTTGGTGCCAGTGATTTTGAATTTGGAGTGGATCCCAGTGCTGATCCTGAACTGGCCCTG GCTCTCCGCGTTTCTATGGAAGAGCAGCGGCAGcggcaggaggaggaggcacGGCGGGCTGCTGCAGCTTCTGCCGCTGAGGCTGGGATTGCTGCGACCGGGATGGAAGGTGAAAGAG ACTCAGACGACGCCCTGCTGAAGATGACCATCAGCCAGCAGGAGTTCAGCCGCACTGGGCTCCCTGACCTCAGCAGTATGACTGAGGAGGAGCAGATTGCTTATGCCATGCAGATGTCCCTGCAGGGTGCAG AGTTTGGCCAGGCAGCATCAGCCGACATTGATGCCAGTTCAGCCATGGACACATCTGAGCCTACCAAG GAGGAGGATGATTATGATGTGATGCAGGACCCCGAATTCCTTCAGAGTGTCCTGGAGAACCTTCCAGGTGTGGATCCCAACAATGAGGCCATTCGAAATGCCATGGGTTCGCTGGCCTCCCAGGCCACCAAAGAtggcaagaaggaaaaaaaggaggaggacaAGAAATGA
- the PSMD4 gene encoding 26S proteasome non-ATPase regulatory subunit 4 isoform X2, giving the protein MSMIPHSSCVDNSEYMRNGDFLPTRLQAQQDAVNIVCHSKTRSNPENNVGLITLAKYVGQRRRVSGSDCEVLTTLTPDTGRILSKLHTVQPKGKITFCTGIRVAHLALKHRQGKNHKMRIIAFVGSPVEDNEKDLVKLAKRLKKEKVNVDIINFGEEEVNTEKLTAFVNTLNGKDGTGSHLVTVPPGPSLADALISSPILAGEGGAMLGLGASDFEFGVDPSADPELALALRVSMEEQRQRQEEEARRAAAASAAEAGIAATGMEGERDSDDALLKMTISQQEFSRTGLPDLSSMTEEEQIAYAMQMSLQGAEFGQAASADIDASSAMDTSEPTKEEDDYDVMQDPEFLQSVLENLPGVDPNNEAIRNAMGSLASQATKDGKKEKKEEDKK; this is encoded by the exons atgtctatgatcccacactcaagctg TGTGGACAACAGTGAGTATATGCGGAATGGGGACTTCTTACCCACCCGGCTGCAGGCCCAACAGGACGCTGTCAACATAGTATGTCACTCCAAGACCCGCAGCAACCCTGAGAACAACGTGGGCCTCATCACACTGGCCAAGTACGTgggacagaggaggagggtgTCTGGCAG TGACTGTGAAGTGCTGACCACGCTCACCCCTGACACTGGCCGCATCCTGTCCAAGCTCCACACTGTTCAACCCAAAGGCAAGATCACCTTCTGTACTGGCATCCGTGTGGCCCAT TTGGCTCTGAAGCACCGACAGGGCAAGAATCACAAGATGCGCATCATTGCCTTTGTGGGGAGCCCTGTGGAGGACAACGAGAAGGAT ctGGTGAAACTGGCAAAGCGCCTCAAGAAGGAGAAAGTAAATGTTGATATTATCAATTTTGGGGAAGAG GAAGTGAACACAGAAAAGCTAACAGCCTTTGTGAACACACTGAATGGCAAAGATGGAACTGGTTCTCATCTGGTGACAGTGCCCCCTGGGCCCAGCCTGGCAGATGCCCTCATCAGTTCTCCAATTCTGGCTGGTGAAGGTGGTGCCATGCTAGGTCTTGGTGCCAGTGATTTTGAATTTGGAGTGGATCCCAGTGCTGATCCTGAACTGGCCCTG GCTCTCCGCGTTTCTATGGAAGAGCAGCGGCAGcggcaggaggaggaggcacGGCGGGCTGCTGCAGCTTCTGCCGCTGAGGCTGGGATTGCTGCGACCGGGATGGAAGGTGAAAGAG ACTCAGACGACGCCCTGCTGAAGATGACCATCAGCCAGCAGGAGTTCAGCCGCACTGGGCTCCCTGACCTCAGCAGTATGACTGAGGAGGAGCAGATTGCTTATGCCATGCAGATGTCCCTGCAGGGTGCAG AGTTTGGCCAGGCAGCATCAGCCGACATTGATGCCAGTTCAGCCATGGACACATCTGAGCCTACCAAG GAGGAGGATGATTATGATGTGATGCAGGACCCCGAATTCCTTCAGAGTGTCCTGGAGAACCTTCCAGGTGTGGATCCCAACAATGAGGCCATTCGAAATGCCATGGGTTCGCTGGCCTCCCAGGCCACCAAAGAtggcaagaaggaaaaaaaggaggaggacaAGAAATGA
- the PSMD4 gene encoding 26S proteasome non-ATPase regulatory subunit 4 isoform X5 has translation MVLESTMVCVDNSEYMRNGDFLPTRLQAQQDAVNIVCHSKTRSNPENNVGLITLANDCEVLTTLTPDTGRILSKLHTVQPKGKITFCTGIRVAHLALKHRQGKNHKMRIIAFVGSPVEDNEKDLVKLAKRLKKEKVNVDIINFGEEEVNTEKLTAFVNTLNGKDGTGSHLVTVPPGPSLADALISSPILAGEGGAMLGLGASDFEFGVDPSADPELALALRVSMEEQRQRQEEEARRAAAASAAEAGIAATGMEDSDDALLKMTISQQEFSRTGLPDLSSMTEEEQIAYAMQMSLQGAEFGQAASADIDASSAMDTSEPTKEEDDYDVMQDPEFLQSVLENLPGVDPNNEAIRNAMGSLASQATKDGKKEKKEEDKK, from the exons TGTGGACAACAGTGAGTATATGCGGAATGGGGACTTCTTACCCACCCGGCTGCAGGCCCAACAGGACGCTGTCAACATAGTATGTCACTCCAAGACCCGCAGCAACCCTGAGAACAACGTGGGCCTCATCACACTGGCCAA TGACTGTGAAGTGCTGACCACGCTCACCCCTGACACTGGCCGCATCCTGTCCAAGCTCCACACTGTTCAACCCAAAGGCAAGATCACCTTCTGTACTGGCATCCGTGTGGCCCAT TTGGCTCTGAAGCACCGACAGGGCAAGAATCACAAGATGCGCATCATTGCCTTTGTGGGGAGCCCTGTGGAGGACAACGAGAAGGAT ctGGTGAAACTGGCAAAGCGCCTCAAGAAGGAGAAAGTAAATGTTGATATTATCAATTTTGGGGAAGAG GAAGTGAACACAGAAAAGCTAACAGCCTTTGTGAACACACTGAATGGCAAAGATGGAACTGGTTCTCATCTGGTGACAGTGCCCCCTGGGCCCAGCCTGGCAGATGCCCTCATCAGTTCTCCAATTCTGGCTGGTGAAGGTGGTGCCATGCTAGGTCTTGGTGCCAGTGATTTTGAATTTGGAGTGGATCCCAGTGCTGATCCTGAACTGGCCCTG GCTCTCCGCGTTTCTATGGAAGAGCAGCGGCAGcggcaggaggaggaggcacGGCGGGCTGCTGCAGCTTCTGCCGCTGAGGCTGGGATTGCTGCGACCGGGATGGAAG ACTCAGACGACGCCCTGCTGAAGATGACCATCAGCCAGCAGGAGTTCAGCCGCACTGGGCTCCCTGACCTCAGCAGTATGACTGAGGAGGAGCAGATTGCTTATGCCATGCAGATGTCCCTGCAGGGTGCAG AGTTTGGCCAGGCAGCATCAGCCGACATTGATGCCAGTTCAGCCATGGACACATCTGAGCCTACCAAG GAGGAGGATGATTATGATGTGATGCAGGACCCCGAATTCCTTCAGAGTGTCCTGGAGAACCTTCCAGGTGTGGATCCCAACAATGAGGCCATTCGAAATGCCATGGGTTCGCTGGCCTCCCAGGCCACCAAAGAtggcaagaaggaaaaaaaggaggaggacaAGAAATGA
- the PSMD4 gene encoding 26S proteasome non-ATPase regulatory subunit 4 isoform X1, protein MVLESTMVCVDNSEYMRNGDFLPTRLQAQQDAVNIVCHSKTRSNPENNVGLITLAKYVGQRRRVSGSDCEVLTTLTPDTGRILSKLHTVQPKGKITFCTGIRVAHLALKHRQGKNHKMRIIAFVGSPVEDNEKDLVKLAKRLKKEKVNVDIINFGEEEVNTEKLTAFVNTLNGKDGTGSHLVTVPPGPSLADALISSPILAGEGGAMLGLGASDFEFGVDPSADPELALALRVSMEEQRQRQEEEARRAAAASAAEAGIAATGMEGERDSDDALLKMTISQQEFSRTGLPDLSSMTEEEQIAYAMQMSLQGAEFGQAASADIDASSAMDTSEPTKEEDDYDVMQDPEFLQSVLENLPGVDPNNEAIRNAMGSLASQATKDGKKEKKEEDKK, encoded by the exons TGTGGACAACAGTGAGTATATGCGGAATGGGGACTTCTTACCCACCCGGCTGCAGGCCCAACAGGACGCTGTCAACATAGTATGTCACTCCAAGACCCGCAGCAACCCTGAGAACAACGTGGGCCTCATCACACTGGCCAAGTACGTgggacagaggaggagggtgTCTGGCAG TGACTGTGAAGTGCTGACCACGCTCACCCCTGACACTGGCCGCATCCTGTCCAAGCTCCACACTGTTCAACCCAAAGGCAAGATCACCTTCTGTACTGGCATCCGTGTGGCCCAT TTGGCTCTGAAGCACCGACAGGGCAAGAATCACAAGATGCGCATCATTGCCTTTGTGGGGAGCCCTGTGGAGGACAACGAGAAGGAT ctGGTGAAACTGGCAAAGCGCCTCAAGAAGGAGAAAGTAAATGTTGATATTATCAATTTTGGGGAAGAG GAAGTGAACACAGAAAAGCTAACAGCCTTTGTGAACACACTGAATGGCAAAGATGGAACTGGTTCTCATCTGGTGACAGTGCCCCCTGGGCCCAGCCTGGCAGATGCCCTCATCAGTTCTCCAATTCTGGCTGGTGAAGGTGGTGCCATGCTAGGTCTTGGTGCCAGTGATTTTGAATTTGGAGTGGATCCCAGTGCTGATCCTGAACTGGCCCTG GCTCTCCGCGTTTCTATGGAAGAGCAGCGGCAGcggcaggaggaggaggcacGGCGGGCTGCTGCAGCTTCTGCCGCTGAGGCTGGGATTGCTGCGACCGGGATGGAAGGTGAAAGAG ACTCAGACGACGCCCTGCTGAAGATGACCATCAGCCAGCAGGAGTTCAGCCGCACTGGGCTCCCTGACCTCAGCAGTATGACTGAGGAGGAGCAGATTGCTTATGCCATGCAGATGTCCCTGCAGGGTGCAG AGTTTGGCCAGGCAGCATCAGCCGACATTGATGCCAGTTCAGCCATGGACACATCTGAGCCTACCAAG GAGGAGGATGATTATGATGTGATGCAGGACCCCGAATTCCTTCAGAGTGTCCTGGAGAACCTTCCAGGTGTGGATCCCAACAATGAGGCCATTCGAAATGCCATGGGTTCGCTGGCCTCCCAGGCCACCAAAGAtggcaagaaggaaaaaaaggaggaggacaAGAAATGA